Proteins encoded in a region of the Enterococcus gilvus ATCC BAA-350 genome:
- a CDS encoding sulfite exporter TauE/SafE family protein — MELHMMVLFVFCLVILFSNIIQGITGFAGTLIAMPFLLILVDLETAKQVLNALGIVGSLWIISKDHAFVRGDLLRKIIPTMGIGLAIGIICYNFFPKDVLMYLLPVFILFIGIKGLLESFMKSNKTRKKKNPIVNLLLLLGAGIVHGLFVSGGPLLVTFATKEIDNKREFRATLSVVWLVLNSLILIQSIIAKAITAQIATYMAISIIPLLFGIVIGGILLKKMSQVTFMHISYALLIFSGISLLI; from the coding sequence ATGGAACTTCATATGATGGTACTGTTTGTATTTTGTCTGGTGATTCTGTTTTCTAATATTATTCAAGGAATCACAGGATTCGCAGGTACTCTTATTGCTATGCCCTTCCTGCTAATATTGGTTGATTTGGAGACTGCAAAACAGGTTTTAAATGCTTTAGGTATCGTGGGCAGTCTCTGGATCATTAGTAAGGACCATGCCTTTGTTAGAGGGGATTTACTGAGGAAAATTATTCCAACTATGGGCATCGGTTTAGCAATAGGTATTATTTGCTACAATTTTTTTCCGAAAGACGTTTTAATGTATTTACTCCCAGTATTTATCCTATTCATTGGTATTAAAGGTTTATTGGAATCATTCATGAAAAGTAATAAAACAAGAAAAAAGAAAAATCCAATTGTAAATCTTTTACTTTTGTTAGGAGCTGGAATTGTTCATGGACTCTTTGTTTCTGGAGGTCCTTTACTAGTAACGTTTGCAACGAAGGAAATCGATAACAAAAGAGAATTTCGTGCAACTTTATCGGTTGTATGGCTAGTATTAAATTCTCTCATTTTAATTCAAAGTATTATAGCGAAAGCAATAACAGCTCAAATCGCAACTTATATGGCAATTTCCATTATTCCTCTTCTATTTGGAATAGTGATCGGTGGAATTTTGTTGAAAAAAATGAGTCAGGTAACATTTATGCATATCTCATATGCTTTGTTAATATTTTCAGGTATCAGTCTTTTGATATAG
- a CDS encoding MFS transporter, translating into MAKTVIVDDAPKFGMKDKIGYALGDFGCNLSFVMVSTYFMVFYVTVMGISPVHFGFIALASRVWDGLNDIFVGSMVDRLRPKPGKSKFKTWMFYGSILLIFATIIMFTPIEALSYGGRLAMCMGSYALWTLVYTAVNVPYGSMASVITTDGVERAELSKYRALGSLLGNVPAGVVLPLVLYNAQSGDPIFSRFIPTAIVMGLMGTVCIQACAKMCTERIVRVEEPTDTNQSRGNFFKTFFSAMSSRPMIGLIIATCALLMLLQSNNATNQYVFMLHYQRTDLLSLTMMLSYIPQILMMIFLTPLVKKIGKKNLITYPFIGVVAVAAFMMITPMDNPYVWIACQFFIGLLQGAFVMLMWALISDIIDYMEARTGRREEGTVYSSVTLFRKFASGFGQVVIGTGLSAVGYNETVNVAQQAAGVGSGVKTFAALLLLIGGAIIFCSMKFIYNLDDEKMKEVEAKLNHEPEVETEAAMIMESIAESNQSNEIMKEPNA; encoded by the coding sequence ATGGCAAAAACAGTAATTGTTGATGATGCTCCAAAGTTTGGTATGAAGGATAAAATCGGGTATGCTCTTGGTGATTTTGGATGTAACTTATCTTTTGTAATGGTTAGTACTTATTTTATGGTCTTTTATGTAACGGTAATGGGAATCAGTCCTGTACATTTTGGATTTATTGCGTTGGCTTCTCGAGTATGGGATGGCTTGAACGATATTTTTGTGGGTTCAATGGTCGATAGATTACGTCCTAAACCAGGTAAAAGTAAGTTTAAAACTTGGATGTTCTACGGAAGCATTTTATTGATTTTTGCAACAATTATTATGTTTACACCAATAGAAGCCTTATCGTATGGTGGTCGTCTAGCAATGTGTATGGGATCTTATGCTCTGTGGACTCTCGTATATACCGCGGTGAATGTTCCTTATGGTTCAATGGCTTCGGTTATCACAACGGATGGTGTTGAACGTGCTGAGTTATCAAAGTACCGTGCACTTGGTAGTCTACTAGGGAATGTACCTGCAGGTGTCGTACTTCCATTAGTTCTTTATAATGCACAATCTGGAGATCCAATTTTTTCTCGTTTTATTCCTACAGCGATCGTTATGGGATTGATGGGAACAGTTTGTATTCAAGCGTGTGCGAAAATGTGTACAGAACGTATCGTTCGAGTGGAAGAGCCTACAGATACAAATCAGTCACGAGGGAATTTCTTTAAGACATTCTTTTCAGCTATGTCAAGCCGTCCAATGATTGGTTTGATAATTGCAACCTGTGCTTTATTGATGTTATTACAATCAAATAACGCAACGAATCAATACGTATTCATGTTGCATTACCAAAGAACAGACTTGTTGAGCTTGACTATGATGTTATCTTATATTCCCCAAATTTTGATGATGATTTTCTTAACACCATTAGTTAAAAAGATTGGTAAGAAGAATTTGATTACGTACCCATTTATTGGTGTAGTTGCAGTTGCAGCCTTTATGATGATTACTCCTATGGATAATCCATATGTTTGGATTGCGTGTCAATTTTTCATTGGTTTATTGCAAGGTGCTTTTGTTATGTTAATGTGGGCGCTGATCTCGGATATTATTGATTACATGGAAGCTCGGACTGGCAGACGTGAAGAAGGAACCGTTTATTCATCGGTTACTCTATTCCGTAAATTTGCATCAGGATTTGGTCAAGTAGTAATTGGTACTGGTTTATCTGCTGTTGGTTATAACGAAACAGTCAACGTTGCTCAACAGGCTGCCGGAGTAGGTAGTGGTGTGAAAACGTTTGCCGCGTTGTTGCTTTTAATTGGTGGAGCAATTATCTTCTGCTCAATGAAATTTATCTATAACTTAGATGATGAAAAAATGAAGGAAGTTGAAGCGAAGTTGAATCACGAACCGGAAGTAGAAACAGAAGCAGCAATGATTATGGAATCAATTGCTGAATCAAATCAAAGTAATGAAATCATGAAAGAACCAAATGCTTGA
- a CDS encoding DUF5960 family protein: protein MLNTDGLEFDYHTENSEKFTKDFMNYVITDVPLFALQDELLYLMHKRQMTSFRIIGYKCVDGQDHTFYFDVRTISENSRIKVYSYKGIDLERRGLLGKG, encoded by the coding sequence ATGCTTAACACAGATGGCTTAGAGTTTGATTACCACACGGAAAATTCTGAGAAATTTACTAAGGATTTTATGAATTATGTCATCACGGACGTTCCGCTTTTTGCTTTACAGGATGAGCTCTTGTACTTGATGCATAAACGACAAATGACTAGCTTCCGAATCATTGGTTATAAATGCGTTGACGGTCAAGATCATACTTTTTATTTTGATGTCCGAACGATTAGTGAAAATTCTCGCATCAAAGTATACAGTTACAAAGGAATTGATTTGGAACGCCGTGGTTTATTAGGAAAGGGATGA